ACGGAGATATCGATCAGGTTGTCACTGTTGGCGGTCAAGGATCCTCGCAGGAAGATATTGCAGCAACACAACTTACCCTTCAGAATTATTTGAAGCGTGATCTCTACGACGATTTCTTCTACGAAGGTAATGAACTTCAACAGGCAGTAAAGGATTTGGAGAAGATACTGGGTAGTCAACAGGTCACATGTACTGTTTGGGGGAAAAGAGTTTCCGACAAACTGCCTATCATGATTCGGGGAAGTTTGGTTGGGGCTTCAACACAGCCAGCTCCAATTCTACCTGAGGGATTTCTTGAAGTTCGAGTTGCACCAGAAACTTCCGTTGGTGACCCACAGATATTCCTTGTAACTCAACCGCAATTCCTTATTGGTCCCCGTTCGGACCCGGACCTCACTATTCTGGCTGATAAAATCTATGTACAACCCTTCGCTTGGAAACAAGCCCCTGCCTATAGAAATGTACTTGAAGCAAGGAATCTCACGGTTACAGTTAAGAGCGGCAAGAAAATTATTGAAAATGTAACATTTTCAATGAATGAAGGTGAGATGCTTGCCATTATAGGCGAGTCAGGTGCTGGCAAGTCTACCTGTATCAAAGCTCTAATTGGAGACATTCCCAGTACAGGTGTGGCTCGGATTGCAGGAATAGACTCACGACAAACACGTAAGGTTCGGCATTTCTTTGGCTACTGCCCACAGGACCTCAGCTATATGTATGAGACATTCACCCCTCTTGAGAATATCATTGCGTTTGGGAAGCAGTATGATATTCCAGAATGGCAACTAATCAAACGAGGGAAAACTCTACTTAGAGACTTCGGAATTCTGGAAAAAGGAAACGAGCCTGTTGGAGAACTTAGCGGTGGTCAACAACGAAGAGTTTCAATAGCCATAGCGCTTGTACACCGACCCAAGGTCCTTCTTATGGATGAACCAACAAGCGGGCTGGATCCGGATAATCGGAATGACTTGTGGCATTTTCTCGATTATGTGAATCAAGAGTATGGTACATCAATTGTTGTTGTAACTCACTATCCCTCGGAAGGCGAATTTTGCGATAAAGTTGCCGTGTTCATGCGTGGTAAAAGCTTGGTTGCATTTGGTAGTCCCGCCAAACTGAAACAATCTATGCCTTCGAGGGGATTTTCAGTAGGTGTGGTTTTGGAAGATGTAGATCCAAGAGCTCGTTCCACACTAGAGGGTGTAGAAGGGGTTAGTTTCGTTCTACAACGAGGAGAATTTCTCAAAGCCTTTACTGAGGAACCGTTACAAGTAGTTGCTGAACGATGTGTAAAGGCTCTCGAAGAGAATGATATTCCAGTAAAAATTGTAAAGACCAAGTCTGTTGCGGATATGGTGGACTACTATATCGCCATAACAAGAGGGTTGATTGCAGGTACTATTGAGAAGTGATGAGATGGTTCGAGTTAGGAATTGGACTTCGACTATGTCAAAAAGCATAGCTGTTTGCATACTCGTTTTTATGCTTTTTTCAGCCTTCGCCGGTACTACTGCCTTTCCGGATTCAGACCACTATTCAACTAATGAACGGACTAAGCTCCAGGGTGAGCTCCTAAACAAGACCGAGAGCAATGAACAATTGGACGTTCTTGTACAATATGACACGGAAGCTAGCAGGTACAAAGCCGCTCAAGCAATCAAGGCTGTTGATTCTCATGCGGAGATTGTGGAAGCTTTTGAAGACTTGGGCCTTCTACGAGTGAAACTGATTGGGAGCTCTCTGCAAGGGTTATCGAAGAACAAACTAATAACCAAGATTTGGTCGAACGAACCACAATATCTTACAAATAGATCTGATTTCTCCAGCATACCGTCCAGTTCCGAATACAACTCACCAGTCAACACAACTGGGGCTCACGAACTGTGGGAGGAAGGCTATAACGGAACTGGGGTCGTTGTTGCGGTCTTAGATACTGGTGTCAATTTCCTTCATCCTGACCTTGATGACTTTGATGATAATGATACAACTGAAGATAGCAAGGTTACCGCGTTTGCATCCTTCGTTGAGGGAGACTCATTACCCATTGATTTGATTGGACACGGAACCTATGCAGCCTCTGTTTGTGCTGGCACTGGTAACGCTTCAGATGGATTGTACGCCGGTATCGCTCCTGGTGCGACCCTAATCTCAGCTGAAGTAACTCTAGGAGGCCTTCTGGCGTCTCCCAGCTGGATTGTTTCAGGAATTGAATGGGCAGTCAGTAGAGGGGCAGATATCATTCTCATGCCCTTCAATACGTTTGGCTCCCCTGGAGATGCAGTTGATTTGGCTCTTCAAAAGGCAGCTGAGATGGGTCTGCTTGTTGTT
This genomic stretch from Candidatus Thorarchaeota archaeon harbors:
- a CDS encoding ATP-binding cassette domain-containing protein; this encodes MTSNSIQDTESSEKPSFIEEAFFSGARMSEALDWCLARKDRELHCDVQGKLTSTDESVRVRGRILDIKKGVITRRLAVLVEEDLSRESHGDIDQVVTVGGQGSSQEDIAATQLTLQNYLKRDLYDDFFYEGNELQQAVKDLEKILGSQQVTCTVWGKRVSDKLPIMIRGSLVGASTQPAPILPEGFLEVRVAPETSVGDPQIFLVTQPQFLIGPRSDPDLTILADKIYVQPFAWKQAPAYRNVLEARNLTVTVKSGKKIIENVTFSMNEGEMLAIIGESGAGKSTCIKALIGDIPSTGVARIAGIDSRQTRKVRHFFGYCPQDLSYMYETFTPLENIIAFGKQYDIPEWQLIKRGKTLLRDFGILEKGNEPVGELSGGQQRRVSIAIALVHRPKVLLMDEPTSGLDPDNRNDLWHFLDYVNQEYGTSIVVVTHYPSEGEFCDKVAVFMRGKSLVAFGSPAKLKQSMPSRGFSVGVVLEDVDPRARSTLEGVEGVSFVLQRGEFLKAFTEEPLQVVAERCVKALEENDIPVKIVKTKSVADMVDYYIAITRGLIAGTIEK